One Telluria mixta DNA window includes the following coding sequences:
- a CDS encoding MYG1 family protein, translating into MLIVTHSGKFHADDAWAVAVLLLLYPDAELVRTRDPAIIARADVAIDVGGEWNPAAGRFDHHQKGFDGARMSGVPYASAGLVWREYGARCVALLAERHAGYKLSDEAAQQMAYAIDADVVQYLDLSDVGAARNAPGSYGLSAIVSGFNPNWLDEQRLGYGPAAEAYRDAQFRRVLGLLTDLMINAVKYRVGAQLAVEQVRHAEVLEGGRVLFLKNAALPWTAIVRKEMPKVLFVISYSLAEQRHMIHTVPVSAESFDARADLPAAWAGLRDADLAAVTGVPDAGFCHNGRFIAAAKSFEGILEMARQALREVDAQAPTA; encoded by the coding sequence ATGTTGATCGTGACCCACAGCGGTAAATTCCACGCGGACGATGCGTGGGCGGTGGCCGTCCTGCTGCTGTTGTACCCGGACGCGGAGCTCGTGCGCACGCGCGACCCGGCCATCATCGCGCGGGCCGACGTCGCCATCGACGTGGGCGGCGAATGGAATCCGGCCGCGGGCCGCTTCGACCACCACCAGAAGGGCTTCGACGGCGCCCGCATGAGCGGCGTCCCCTACGCCAGCGCCGGCCTCGTGTGGCGCGAGTACGGCGCGCGCTGCGTGGCGCTGCTGGCGGAACGGCACGCCGGCTATAAATTGTCGGACGAGGCCGCGCAGCAGATGGCGTACGCGATCGATGCGGACGTGGTGCAATACCTCGACCTGTCCGACGTGGGCGCGGCCCGCAACGCGCCCGGCAGCTATGGCCTGTCCGCGATCGTGTCCGGCTTCAATCCGAACTGGCTCGACGAGCAGCGGCTGGGCTATGGCCCGGCGGCCGAGGCCTACCGCGACGCGCAGTTCCGGCGCGTGCTGGGCCTGCTCACGGACCTGATGATCAATGCGGTGAAGTATCGCGTGGGCGCACAGCTCGCGGTCGAGCAGGTACGCCATGCGGAGGTGCTCGAAGGCGGCCGCGTGCTGTTCCTGAAAAATGCGGCACTGCCGTGGACGGCCATCGTGCGCAAGGAGATGCCGAAGGTGCTGTTCGTCATCAGCTACAGCCTGGCCGAGCAGCGCCACATGATCCACACGGTGCCCGTCAGCGCGGAAAGCTTCGATGCGCGCGCCGACCTCCCGGCCGCGTGGGCGGGTTTGCGCGATGCCGACCTGGCCGCCGTGACCGGCGTGCCGGACGCGGGCTTTTGCCACAACGGCCGCTTCATCGCGGCGGCAAAGTCGTTCGAGGGGATCCTCGAGATGGCGCGGCAGGCGCTGCGCGAGGTAGATGCGCAGGCGCCCACGGCGTGA
- a CDS encoding chemotaxis protein, producing the protein MKSVQQEVDERSNLTGTNKFELLLFRLGGDASGEHSELFGINVFKIREIVAMPTITKVAGAPDHVLGVVNLRGQIIQVLDLPGIAGVTPKTGLNIMLVTEFARTTQAFAVESVEEIVRLDWTQVMSAEKSAGSGMVTSIARLEAVDGQPARLAQVLDVETILRNLNPESETENIEQAVGAKMKLKPGAVILAADDSVVARALIEQGLDAMGLPFVMTKSGKECWEQLNHIAAAAEAEGKTVHDKVALVLTDLEMPEMDGFTLTRNIKSNARFGNMPVVIHSSLSGTTNEEHVKNVRADAYVAKFSAEDLSRTLRTLLRQ; encoded by the coding sequence ATGAAATCGGTTCAGCAGGAAGTCGACGAGCGCAGCAACCTTACGGGCACGAATAAATTCGAGCTTTTGCTTTTCCGTCTCGGCGGCGACGCCAGCGGCGAGCACAGCGAGCTGTTCGGCATCAACGTCTTTAAAATCCGCGAGATCGTCGCCATGCCGACGATCACCAAGGTGGCCGGCGCGCCCGATCACGTCCTCGGCGTGGTCAACCTGCGCGGCCAGATCATCCAGGTCCTCGACCTGCCGGGCATCGCCGGCGTCACGCCCAAGACCGGCCTGAACATCATGCTGGTGACGGAATTCGCGCGCACCACGCAGGCGTTTGCAGTGGAGAGCGTGGAAGAAATCGTGCGCCTCGACTGGACACAGGTGATGTCGGCCGAGAAGAGCGCCGGCAGCGGCATGGTCACGAGCATCGCGCGCCTGGAAGCGGTCGACGGCCAACCGGCCCGCCTGGCCCAGGTGCTCGACGTCGAGACCATCCTGCGCAACCTGAACCCGGAATCCGAGACCGAGAACATCGAACAGGCCGTCGGTGCCAAAATGAAGCTGAAACCGGGCGCCGTGATCCTGGCCGCGGACGATTCCGTCGTCGCGCGCGCGCTGATCGAGCAGGGCCTGGATGCCATGGGCCTGCCGTTCGTCATGACCAAGAGCGGCAAGGAATGCTGGGAACAGCTGAACCACATCGCCGCCGCGGCGGAAGCCGAAGGCAAGACCGTGCACGACAAGGTCGCGCTCGTGCTGACCGACCTCGAGATGCCGGAAATGGACGGCTTCACCCTGACCCGCAACATCAAGTCGAACGCGCGCTTCGGCAACATGCCGGTCGTGATCCACTCGTCGCTGTCCGGCACGACGAACGAGGAACACGTCAAGAACGTCCGCGCCGACGCCTATGTCGCCAAGTTCTCGGCCGAGGACCTGTCGCGCACCCTGCGCACGCTGCTGCGCCAGTAA
- a CDS encoding putative bifunctional diguanylate cyclase/phosphodiesterase encodes MPHPTSFIASIWTTDTEGVCTSAVDHAQGALPPFAVATRLPDWLRAYAVDGQAADRVADALARHTAFGEEVGIKCADGVMRRVAVSGLPGMDTAGRCTGWSGAFADVTEQKATLDRALRSDAEHRLIVDHSMDLIAHCGVDGRYIHVSPSYTTLLGWEAADIVGRNGLDFLHPDDRAQAAAALARVVAGEEIGDVIEVRKRHRDGHYVELGSKLRKVADPATGAVFGAVLVSRDITREKEMLHRVEQAHARVRTILESIEDGFFSVNRDWEITYANTLAEVFAGVEPGTSGGKVLWDLANGLEGTETSRVYRRAMERRENEAFETFYEPEGVWLSVRVYAHEDGLSVFFHDISDRKRAEERLEQLATRDDLTGLPNRAWLNGHLRSMLGQARGQAETTVLFIDLNRFKEVNDSLGHAAGDHLLRQVGLRLQSCLRPGDVVARLGGDEFVVAAHCAGREAAAGIAQRLLKTLTNPFHIDGLEMCVGASIGISLSGQDGATPELLFQNADTAMYKAKALGASSYQFFEPEMSVEARRRLQVETALRRALELGQFELHYQPRIDVRTFRLRGVEVLLRWKHPELGQVAPFEFVPIAEERGHIEEIGRWVLREACRVGKELSDKYGTQLHVSVNVSARQLRSAELVADVEQALRVSGFAPRALELELTESALIDDIEQSVDVLHRLKRLGVKLALDDFGTGYSSLSYLKRFPVDVLKLDRSFFLDECPNGDDFVAALVHMAHALGLTVVAEGIETEEVMETLRDCRCDEAQGYLFARPMALPDFDKFLQCEVPGALAA; translated from the coding sequence ATGCCACACCCGACATCGTTTATCGCGAGCATCTGGACAACGGATACGGAGGGCGTCTGCACGTCCGCCGTCGACCACGCACAGGGCGCGCTGCCGCCGTTCGCCGTCGCGACGCGCCTGCCCGACTGGCTGCGCGCGTATGCCGTGGACGGGCAGGCGGCGGACCGCGTCGCGGATGCGCTGGCGCGGCACACGGCGTTCGGCGAAGAGGTCGGGATCAAGTGCGCGGATGGCGTCATGCGCCGCGTCGCCGTGTCCGGGCTCCCGGGGATGGATACCGCGGGCCGGTGCACCGGGTGGTCCGGCGCCTTCGCCGACGTCACGGAACAGAAGGCGACGCTCGACCGCGCGCTGCGCAGCGACGCGGAGCACCGCCTCATCGTCGACCACAGCATGGACCTGATCGCGCATTGCGGCGTGGACGGCCGCTATATCCACGTGTCGCCGTCCTACACGACCTTGCTGGGCTGGGAGGCGGCGGACATCGTGGGACGAAACGGGCTCGATTTCCTCCATCCCGACGACCGGGCCCAGGCGGCTGCCGCGCTGGCACGTGTCGTCGCCGGCGAGGAGATCGGCGACGTGATCGAGGTCCGCAAGCGGCATCGCGACGGCCATTATGTGGAGCTGGGCTCCAAGCTGCGCAAGGTCGCGGATCCCGCCACCGGCGCCGTGTTCGGGGCCGTCCTCGTCTCGCGCGACATCACGCGCGAAAAGGAGATGCTGCACCGGGTCGAGCAGGCGCACGCGCGGGTACGCACGATCCTGGAAAGCATTGAGGATGGCTTCTTCTCGGTGAATCGGGACTGGGAGATCACGTACGCGAACACGCTCGCCGAAGTCTTTGCCGGGGTCGAGCCGGGGACGTCGGGTGGCAAGGTATTGTGGGATCTGGCCAACGGGCTGGAAGGTACGGAAACCAGCCGTGTCTACCGGCGCGCGATGGAACGGCGCGAGAACGAGGCGTTCGAGACGTTCTACGAACCGGAGGGCGTCTGGCTCAGCGTGCGCGTGTATGCCCACGAGGACGGACTGTCGGTGTTCTTCCACGATATCTCCGACCGCAAGCGCGCCGAGGAGCGGCTGGAACAGCTGGCCACGCGCGACGATCTCACCGGCCTGCCCAACCGGGCCTGGTTGAACGGCCATTTGCGCTCGATGCTGGGCCAGGCACGCGGCCAGGCGGAAACCACCGTGCTGTTCATCGACCTGAACCGCTTCAAGGAAGTCAACGATTCGCTGGGCCACGCGGCCGGCGACCATCTGCTGCGGCAGGTGGGCTTGCGACTGCAATCGTGCCTGCGTCCGGGCGACGTCGTGGCGCGGCTGGGCGGCGACGAATTCGTCGTCGCGGCCCATTGCGCGGGCCGCGAGGCGGCCGCCGGCATCGCACAGCGCTTGCTGAAAACGCTCACCAATCCATTCCACATCGACGGGCTGGAGATGTGCGTGGGCGCGTCCATCGGCATCAGCCTGTCGGGCCAGGACGGCGCCACGCCGGAGCTGCTGTTCCAGAACGCGGATACGGCGATGTACAAGGCGAAGGCGCTGGGCGCGAGTTCCTACCAGTTCTTCGAACCGGAGATGAGCGTGGAAGCGCGGCGCCGGCTGCAGGTGGAGACGGCCCTGCGGCGCGCGCTGGAGCTGGGCCAGTTCGAACTGCACTACCAGCCGCGCATCGACGTGCGCACCTTCCGCCTGCGCGGCGTGGAAGTGCTGTTGCGCTGGAAGCATCCGGAACTCGGGCAGGTGGCGCCGTTCGAATTCGTCCCGATCGCGGAAGAGCGCGGCCACATCGAAGAAATCGGCCGCTGGGTGCTGCGCGAGGCCTGCCGCGTCGGCAAGGAGCTCTCGGACAAGTACGGCACGCAGCTGCATGTGTCCGTGAACGTGTCGGCACGCCAGCTGCGGTCGGCGGAGCTCGTCGCCGACGTCGAGCAGGCGCTGCGCGTGTCCGGTTTCGCGCCGCGCGCGCTGGAACTGGAGCTGACCGAGAGCGCGCTGATCGACGACATCGAACAATCCGTCGACGTGCTCCACCGCCTCAAGCGCCTGGGCGTGAAGCTGGCGCTGGACGACTTCGGTACCGGCTATTCGAGCCTGTCGTACCTGAAGCGTTTCCCCGTCGACGTGCTGAAACTGGACCGCTCGTTCTTCCTGGACGAGTGCCCGAACGGCGACGACTTCGTCGCGGCGCTCGTCCACATGGCGCACGCGCTCGGCCTCACGGTGGTCGCGGAAGGCATCGAGACGGAAGAAGTGATGGAGACGCTGCGCGACTGCCGCTGCGACGAGGCGCAGGGCTATCTGTTCGCGCGGCCGATGGCGCTGCCGGACTTCGACAAATTCCTGCAGTGCGAAGTGCCGGGGGCGCTGGCCGCCTGA